One genomic region from Spirulina subsalsa PCC 9445 encodes:
- a CDS encoding NfeD family protein, translating into MLSPPLLWLITGVILCGMELVFPTAFVEFMMGVAALIVALCALIIPQFSLQVLLWLIFSILLIILSRRMFTPSYKASRVIEEDKEGQTLTAIPPGETGRVLYEGNSWSAKCGDEKLAIASQQPVYIIGRKGNTLIVMPTAVVLNPTDPE; encoded by the coding sequence ATGTTAAGTCCTCCTCTCCTCTGGCTGATTACTGGAGTTATTTTATGTGGGATGGAACTGGTTTTTCCCACGGCCTTTGTGGAATTTATGATGGGCGTTGCTGCGTTAATTGTGGCATTGTGCGCGCTCATTATCCCTCAGTTTAGCTTGCAGGTTCTGCTGTGGTTGATTTTTTCCATACTGTTGATTATTCTGTCGCGGCGGATGTTTACGCCTTCCTATAAAGCGAGTCGTGTCATTGAGGAAGATAAGGAAGGACAGACCTTGACGGCTATTCCACCGGGGGAGACGGGACGGGTGCTATATGAGGGCAATTCTTGGAGTGCAAAGTGTGGGGATGAGAAATTGGCGATCGCATCTCAACAACCCGTTTATATCATTGGACGCAAGGGCAACACCTTAATCGTCATGCCCACGGCTGTGGTGTTAAATCCCACCGACCCTGAATGA
- a CDS encoding DNA phosphorothioation-associated protein 4, which produces MAISRVRVARDKAELVQGLLEGKDTTGPFQTYADVMVFAAVLGAKWKKRLPVEKSSNTEPGPIALDIFISRGYEPIIKVLAIAETHDLKILSPYNREAEETRIQIFEEYANGGLLILQEELRGAVDYTERILLMLSDERFHKETDSVEEFDLSRFL; this is translated from the coding sequence ATGGCAATCAGTCGTGTGCGTGTTGCACGAGATAAAGCGGAATTGGTTCAAGGGTTGCTGGAAGGCAAAGATACCACCGGACCCTTTCAAACCTACGCCGATGTGATGGTTTTTGCGGCCGTTTTGGGGGCAAAGTGGAAAAAACGCCTCCCCGTTGAGAAGAGTTCTAACACAGAACCCGGTCCCATTGCACTGGATATTTTTATTTCCAGAGGATATGAGCCAATTATTAAGGTATTGGCGATCGCAGAAACCCATGATTTAAAGATTCTCTCCCCCTACAATCGAGAGGCGGAGGAAACCCGCATCCAGATTTTTGAAGAGTATGCCAATGGAGGCCTATTAATCTTACAGGAGGAATTACGGGGGGCGGTGGACTATACAGAACGGATTCTCTTGATGTTAAGTGATGAACGGTTTCACAAGGAAACCGACTCCGTGGAAGAATTTGATCTCAGTCGCTTTTTATGA
- the groL gene encoding chaperonin GroEL (60 kDa chaperone family; promotes refolding of misfolded polypeptides especially under stressful conditions; forms two stacked rings of heptamers to form a barrel-shaped 14mer; ends can be capped by GroES; misfolded proteins enter the barrel where they are refolded when GroES binds), whose protein sequence is MAKLVSFNEESRRALERGVNTLADAVRITLGPKGRNVLLEKKFGAPQIVNDGITVAKEIEIEDPLENTGARLIQEVASKTKDIAGDGTTTATVIAQALIREGLKNVAAGANPVSLRRGIEKTVNFLLDEIEKIAKPVEGSAIAQVATVSSGNDEEVGRMIAEAMDKVTKDGVITVEESKSLSTELEVVEGMQIDRGYISPYFVTDQERQVVEFDNPVLLITDKKINAIADLVPVLEKVARAGTPLLIIAEDLEGEALATLVVNKARGVLNVAAVKAPGFGDRRKQMLQDIAILTGGRLISEEVGLSLETVDLDMMGKARKITIDKENTTIVAGDEHRKDVDKRIAQLRKQLEETDSEYDKEKLQERIAKLAGGVAVIKVGAATETELKDRKLRIEDALNATKAAVEEGIVPGGGTTLIHLAAKVHEFKGTLSNTEEQVAANIVAKALEEPLRQLATNAGVEGSVVVEKVREKEFNVGYNALTDTYEDMIAAGIIDPAKVVRSALQNAGSIAGMVLTTEALVVEKPEPPAPAMPDGGMGGMGGMGGMGGMGGMGMM, encoded by the coding sequence ATGGCAAAACTCGTTTCGTTTAATGAAGAATCTAGACGAGCCTTAGAGAGAGGAGTCAATACCCTAGCGGATGCTGTGCGGATTACCCTCGGGCCCAAAGGTCGCAACGTCCTCCTAGAGAAGAAATTTGGCGCGCCCCAAATTGTAAACGATGGGATCACCGTTGCTAAAGAAATCGAAATAGAAGATCCCCTGGAAAATACAGGCGCTCGCTTAATTCAAGAAGTCGCCTCAAAAACTAAAGATATTGCTGGGGATGGTACCACCACGGCCACAGTGATTGCTCAAGCGTTAATCCGAGAAGGTCTGAAAAATGTGGCGGCTGGGGCTAATCCAGTGTCCTTGCGTCGAGGAATTGAAAAAACCGTTAATTTCTTGCTGGACGAAATTGAGAAGATCGCGAAACCTGTAGAAGGAAGTGCGATCGCCCAAGTGGCTACAGTTTCTTCCGGGAATGATGAAGAAGTCGGCCGAATGATTGCCGAAGCGATGGACAAAGTGACTAAAGACGGGGTAATCACCGTTGAGGAGTCTAAGTCCTTATCCACAGAATTAGAAGTCGTGGAAGGGATGCAGATTGATCGGGGTTATATTTCCCCCTACTTTGTCACCGATCAAGAACGGCAAGTGGTGGAATTCGACAATCCGGTTCTGTTGATCACCGACAAAAAAATTAATGCGATCGCCGATTTAGTCCCCGTCTTGGAAAAAGTCGCCCGCGCCGGCACCCCCTTATTGATTATTGCCGAGGATCTCGAAGGGGAAGCCCTCGCCACCCTCGTAGTCAACAAAGCACGGGGAGTTCTGAACGTGGCCGCCGTCAAAGCCCCCGGATTTGGCGATCGCCGCAAGCAAATGTTACAAGACATCGCCATCCTCACCGGAGGCCGTCTAATCTCCGAAGAAGTGGGACTGAGCCTAGAAACCGTCGATTTAGACATGATGGGCAAAGCCCGCAAAATCACCATCGACAAAGAAAACACCACCATTGTTGCCGGAGACGAACATCGTAAAGATGTGGACAAACGCATCGCCCAACTGCGCAAACAGTTAGAGGAAACCGATTCGGAATACGACAAAGAAAAACTGCAAGAACGTATTGCCAAACTCGCCGGCGGTGTCGCCGTGATTAAAGTTGGGGCAGCCACCGAAACCGAACTGAAAGACCGCAAATTGCGCATTGAGGACGCACTCAACGCCACCAAAGCAGCCGTTGAGGAAGGGATTGTCCCCGGCGGTGGAACCACTTTAATCCACCTCGCCGCTAAAGTCCATGAATTCAAAGGCACACTCAGCAACACCGAGGAACAAGTAGCCGCCAACATTGTCGCCAAAGCCCTCGAAGAACCCTTACGTCAACTGGCCACCAACGCCGGAGTTGAAGGGTCAGTTGTGGTGGAAAAAGTCCGTGAAAAGGAATTTAACGTCGGTTACAACGCCCTCACCGATACCTACGAGGATATGATTGCCGCCGGGATCATTGACCCCGCCAAAGTTGTCCGCTCTGCCCTACAAAACGCCGGCTCCATTGCCGGGATGGTCTTAACCACCGAAGCGTTAGTGGTGGAAAAACCCGAACCTCCCGCCCCCGCTATGCCTGACGGTGGCATGGGCGGCATGGGCGGCATGGGTGGTATGGGCGGCATGGGCGGTATGGGTATGATGTAA
- a CDS encoding SPFH domain-containing protein — MNPFVWIVVLAFGGSTLLGSVKIVSEKNEALVESLGSYKKKLTPGLNFLVPFIDKVVYQETVREKVLDIPAQSCITKDNVGICADAVVYWRIMDMEKAYYRVENLQKAMENLVLTQIRAEMGKLELDETFTARTEINEILLRELDIATDPWGVKITRVELRDITPSRAVQESMELQMSAERKKRAAILTSEGERDSAVNAARGRAEAQVLQAEAQKKAAILDAEAQKQGTVLKAEAAAQQEVLKAQATARAIDIIVEKLKNDPVARESLQFLLTQQYLDMGQIIGSSGSSKVMFMDPRSIAATLEGMRSVVGDDKKAVL, encoded by the coding sequence ATGAATCCCTTTGTTTGGATAGTTGTACTGGCCTTTGGGGGTTCTACCCTCTTAGGAAGTGTGAAAATCGTGAGTGAGAAAAACGAAGCCCTGGTTGAAAGTTTAGGCAGTTACAAGAAAAAACTCACCCCCGGCCTAAACTTTCTCGTTCCCTTTATTGACAAAGTGGTTTATCAAGAAACCGTCCGGGAAAAAGTTCTCGATATTCCCGCCCAATCCTGTATCACCAAAGACAATGTAGGCATCTGCGCCGATGCGGTGGTGTATTGGCGCATCATGGACATGGAAAAAGCCTACTACCGGGTGGAAAACCTGCAAAAGGCGATGGAAAACCTCGTGCTGACCCAAATTCGGGCAGAAATGGGGAAACTGGAACTGGACGAAACCTTTACCGCCCGGACAGAGATTAACGAAATCCTACTGCGAGAATTAGACATTGCCACAGATCCTTGGGGGGTGAAAATCACGCGGGTAGAATTGCGGGATATTACCCCCTCTCGTGCGGTGCAGGAGTCCATGGAACTGCAAATGTCGGCGGAACGGAAAAAACGGGCGGCTATTTTAACCTCAGAAGGGGAGCGCGATTCGGCGGTGAATGCGGCGCGAGGTCGTGCGGAAGCCCAAGTTTTACAAGCGGAAGCCCAGAAGAAAGCGGCCATTTTGGACGCAGAAGCCCAAAAACAAGGGACAGTCTTAAAAGCAGAGGCGGCTGCTCAACAGGAAGTTCTGAAAGCGCAAGCCACTGCCCGCGCCATTGATATTATTGTGGAGAAACTGAAAAATGATCCCGTGGCTCGGGAAAGTCTGCAATTCTTGCTGACTCAACAATATTTAGATATGGGTCAAATCATTGGTAGTAGTGGCAGCAGTAAGGTCATGTTCATGGATCCGCGTAGTATTGCCGCTACCTTAGAGGGAATGCGGTCTGTGGTGGGGGATGACAAAAAAGCGGTCTTGTAG
- the bioF gene encoding 8-amino-7-oxononanoate synthase, which translates to MSNPYSWLEKSLATIHRANWYRSVKSITGRGGAVVELEGKKVINFASNDYLGLAGDDRLIEAAVQAVREYGTGSTGSRLISGHRPLHQQLEQAIAALKQTEDALVFSSGYLANLGAIAALVGSRDLILGDQYNHSSLKNGAILSGAKTIDYLHNNLEDLESKLKQYRADYRRCLITTDTVFSMDGDLCPLPELLQLAQDYEAMLLVDEAHATGVMGARGAGCVEHFNCTGAALIQVGTLSKALGSLGGYVAGSKVLIDFLRNRAPSWIYTTGLSPADTAAALAALEIVQTEPERRNTIFENVKFIKENLINQFEILPSESPILCLKVDSPKMALDYAQKLYDGGIFLPAIRPPTVPTSRLRLTVMATHELSHLEYLRSKLLS; encoded by the coding sequence ATGTCTAATCCGTATAGTTGGCTAGAAAAATCTCTCGCTACGATTCACCGGGCGAACTGGTATCGTTCCGTTAAAAGCATTACTGGACGAGGGGGGGCGGTGGTGGAATTAGAGGGAAAAAAGGTGATTAATTTTGCCAGTAATGATTACTTGGGGCTGGCCGGAGATGACCGTTTAATTGAGGCGGCGGTGCAAGCTGTGCGAGAATATGGCACGGGTAGCACGGGATCTCGTTTAATTAGTGGACATCGACCCCTGCACCAACAACTCGAACAAGCAATTGCGGCTTTAAAACAAACGGAAGATGCCTTAGTTTTTAGTTCAGGCTATCTGGCTAATTTAGGCGCAATTGCCGCTTTAGTTGGGTCAAGAGATTTAATTCTAGGGGATCAATATAATCACTCTAGTCTAAAAAATGGGGCTATTTTAAGCGGGGCAAAAACGATTGATTATTTGCATAATAATTTAGAGGATCTAGAGTCTAAGTTAAAGCAATATCGCGCTGATTATCGCCGTTGTCTCATTACGACTGACACGGTTTTTAGTATGGATGGGGATCTCTGTCCTTTGCCGGAATTACTGCAACTGGCACAAGATTATGAGGCGATGCTATTAGTAGATGAAGCCCACGCGACTGGGGTTATGGGTGCAAGGGGGGCGGGCTGTGTGGAACATTTTAATTGTACTGGGGCGGCTTTGATTCAAGTGGGAACGTTAAGCAAGGCTTTGGGGAGTTTAGGGGGCTATGTTGCAGGGTCTAAAGTGTTAATTGATTTCCTGAGAAATCGCGCCCCAAGTTGGATTTATACGACGGGACTTTCCCCGGCAGATACGGCGGCGGCTTTGGCGGCTTTGGAGATTGTCCAAACTGAACCAGAGCGACGTAACACAATTTTTGAAAATGTCAAGTTTATTAAGGAAAATTTAATAAATCAATTTGAAATTTTACCTTCGGAGTCGCCGATTTTGTGTTTAAAGGTAGACAGTCCAAAAATGGCGCTGGATTATGCTCAAAAACTCTATGATGGTGGAATTTTTCTTCCGGCCATTCGTCCTCCCACTGTTCCCACCAGTCGTCTCCGTTTAACGGTTATGGCGACTCATGAACTGTCTCATCTGGAGTATTTACGCTCTAAGTTGTTGAGTTAG
- a CDS encoding type II toxin-antitoxin system VapC family toxin, whose protein sequence is MSRLILLDSGPLGMVTNPKAGGLPLECQRWLKSLLRRGERVAIPEIADYEVRRELLRAGLLQSLRRLDNLKQTLDYIPITTETMLLAAELWAEARQSGQPTADPKALDGDVILSAQARLMGHETAEVIVATTNVGHLSRFVTALDWQSIL, encoded by the coding sequence ATGAGCCGATTGATTTTACTGGATTCTGGGCCATTGGGGATGGTCACAAACCCCAAAGCTGGAGGTCTTCCACTAGAATGTCAACGATGGCTAAAGTCTCTTCTGCGGCGTGGAGAAAGGGTTGCTATCCCTGAAATTGCAGACTATGAAGTTCGCAGGGAACTCCTTCGTGCAGGCTTATTGCAGAGCTTACGTCGCCTTGATAATTTGAAACAGACACTTGATTATATTCCCATTACAACAGAGACAATGTTGCTGGCGGCTGAACTATGGGCAGAAGCAAGGCAAAGTGGGCAGCCCACTGCTGATCCTAAAGCGTTAGATGGAGATGTGATCCTGTCTGCTCAAGCTCGTCTTATGGGTCATGAGACCGCCGAAGTAATTGTCGCAACAACTAATGTAGGTCATTTGTCCCGGTTTGTTACGGCACTAGATTGGCAATCTATTCTATGA
- the ilvN gene encoding acetolactate synthase small subunit: MKHTISVLVEDEAGVLTRIAGLFARRGFNIESLAVGPAEQVGISRITMVVPGDDRIIEQLIKQLYKLISVLKVQDITQVPCVERELMLIKVNASASNRAEVIEIAQVFRARIVDMSEDTLTIEVVGDPGKMVAIVQMLNKFGIREIARTGKIALVRESGVNTEYLKSLEAKV, encoded by the coding sequence ATGAAACACACGATTTCTGTTTTAGTTGAAGATGAAGCTGGGGTTCTCACCCGTATTGCTGGATTATTTGCCCGTCGTGGCTTCAATATTGAAAGTTTAGCCGTTGGTCCAGCCGAACAAGTGGGGATCTCACGCATTACCATGGTAGTCCCGGGGGATGACCGGATTATTGAACAGCTAATCAAACAGCTTTACAAGTTGATTAGTGTTCTCAAAGTGCAAGACATCACCCAAGTCCCTTGTGTGGAACGAGAACTGATGTTAATTAAAGTCAACGCTTCAGCCTCCAATCGCGCCGAAGTGATCGAAATTGCTCAAGTGTTCCGGGCGCGCATTGTGGATATGTCAGAAGACACCCTCACCATTGAAGTCGTCGGGGATCCGGGGAAAATGGTAGCAATTGTACAGATGTTGAACAAGTTCGGCATCCGAGAAATTGCCCGCACCGGAAAAATTGCCCTTGTGCGTGAGTCGGGTGTTAATACAGAATATCTTAAATCTCTGGAGGCCAAAGTTTAG